Proteins co-encoded in one Gossypium arboreum isolate Shixiya-1 chromosome 11, ASM2569848v2, whole genome shotgun sequence genomic window:
- the LOC108472418 gene encoding uncharacterized protein LOC108472418 produces the protein MDHSYLKETSIEVDLESGGTISEDERTKGHGSSNLQTNKNFSRVWSNLLRFDSVGKGKYGVNSCSSSSRFGSVEGENMEFWVDKSSEGEDNHDLMALVEKNFAEDNCKKKNSRKPPKPPRPPKAPLLDAADQQLVREIAELSMRKRARIKRIKAMKKMKAANAAPSSSSSLFAMVITVILCLVILFQGICYRRGTTVMLQGSPAPAVGEGLISVQFYKTFPTTEKHDHDPPSLLEQQGSSSVLGGETRKVD, from the exons ATGGATCACTCATATTTAAAAGAAACAAGTATTGAAGTAGATCTTGAAAGTGGTGGAACAATCAGTGAAGATGAAAGAACCAAAGGTCATGGTTCATCAAATTTGcaaacaaataaaaattttagtagAGTTTGGAGTAATCTTTTGAGATTTGACAGCGTTGGCAAGGGCAAATATGGCGTAAACTCTTGTAGTAGTTCCTCAAGGTTTGGCTCAGTTGAGGGTGAGAATATGGAATTCTGGGTGGACAAGAGTTCAGAAGGGGAAGATAATCATGATCTCATGGCGCTTGTGGAGAAGAACTTTGCAGAGGATAATTGTAAGAAGAAAAACTCTAGGAAGCCTCCCAAGCCTCCACGGCCACCGAAAGCTCCTTTGTTGGATGCTGCTGACCAGCAGTTGGTGAGGGAGATAGCTGAACTTTCCATGAGAAAACGTGCTAGGATTAAACGAATTAAAGCAATGAAGAAGATGAAGGCTGCAAATGCTGCGCCATCATCAAGCAGTAGCCTTTTTGCTATGGTCATCACAGTTATCCTTTGCCTTGTCATACTCTTTCAAG GTATATGTTATAGACGCGGCACAACTGTGATGTTACAGGGATCTCCTGCACCAGCGGTTGGTGAAGGCTTGATTTCTGTTCAATTTTACAAAACCTTTCCTACAACTGAAAAACATGACCATGATCCTCCTAG CCTGTTAGAGCAGCAGGGTTCCAGTTCAGTTCTTGGAGGAGAAACTAGGAAAGTTGACTGA
- the LOC108472370 gene encoding probable pectinesterase/pectinesterase inhibitor 32 has translation MITARKHIMFIAILAVWWEGQGQLAPLFDMIIAQDGSGDITTITQGISSAPSFGSSRFRIKLCAGIYNENIVINKEKTDLTIIGEGMERGIITGSRSYGDGMKIFETATVEINGDGFVASGITFQITAGLEKKQDTLNAERGYQFFRECEIYGMVDFIFGDAAAVFHGCYISTRKPLAGQSNTVMGQGREVSVGQGGLRDPHLHNWCNFGTYLGRPWRDCARTIVMQSYLDDCIDPRGWL, from the exons ATGATAACGGCAAGGAAGCATATCATGTTTATAGCTATCTTGGCAGTATGGTGGGAAGGCCAGGGTCAGTTGGCTCCACTCTTCGACATGATCATAGCACAGGATGGATCAGGAGATATCACTACTATCACCCAAGGAATATCATCAGCTCCGAGCTTCGGTTCAAGCCGGTTCAGGATAAAATTATGTGCAGGTATTTACAATGAGAACATTGTCATTAACAAGGAGAAGACCGATCTGACAATCATTGGGGAAGGGATGGAAAGAGGTATTATCACAGGCAGCAGGAGTTATGGTGATGGCATGAAAATATTCGAGACTGCAACAGTTG AGATAAATGGTGATGGCTTTGTTGCTTCTGGTATAACTTTCCAGATTACTGCTGGCCTTGAAAAAAAGCAG GATACACTTAATGCCGAAAGAGGGTACCAGTTTTTCAGGGAGTGCGAGATTTATGGGATGGTGGATTTCATTTTCGGTGATGCAGCTGCCGTGTTCCACGGGTGCTACATATCCACTCGGAAGCCACTCGCTGGGCAATCAAACACCGTGATGGGCCAAGGACGAGAAGTTTCCGTGGGACAAGGTGGGCTTCGTGATCCGCATCTGCATAATTGGTGCAACTTCGGAACCTACTTGGGAAGGCCTTGGAGAGATTGCGCTAGGACCATTGTGATGCAGAGTTACTTGGACGACTGTATTGATCCACGAGGATGGTTGTAA